In the Arachis hypogaea cultivar Tifrunner chromosome 20, arahy.Tifrunner.gnm2.J5K5, whole genome shotgun sequence genome, aaatacgactttaattttaataacatttatatAATTACTATAACCATTCTAAGTATAGTAGTGTCGTCTACACACTTGAATTCAGAGATTAAACTAAGTAGTGTTACCTATTATTTGTCTACACATACTTTAATGTTTTTGACAAATTAAAGTTTTTAAGAGTGAGAATGACGCGACAAACCCTCATAGTGGTGTCTTTGTGGGTCAATGATTCAATTTAGTttgtttgaaaactgaaaaagtgACAAACAAGAGACaagaaaaagctaataaaaaaaattgtaaccctttaatttttaaaagaaaattggaGATAGTAGTTAACAAAAGATTAGATGTTGCAACATTTATATATATGGTATAGGAAATATTTTAAGTGCACCGAAAAGTACCGGTGCACCAGttgttttaactattaatttcaattaatatatattatatatattttttataattcagatcaacagtTAAAACAACTGGAGCACCTATATTTTCGGTACATTTAAAATGTTTTCTATAGTATATGAAGTATCTCACAAAGACCGGAACCTAATAATAAACTAAGGAGACAGCTTCAAACGTGTTAGTAAATGTACACCAAAAAGATTGAATCGAGTTTAATGTGATTGTGATGTTAAACAgacatatatgtatgtatgtatgtattaataatttgtgattgattttcattaatttaatttgacTCTTGGTAGAGAAAGCATATATATGAATAACAAAGCACATTGATAGTAGAAATAAAATGAAGAGGTGGGTGTGGTAGGTCAAAGGTTGGTCACATAATGTCACTATCCAATATTTGTAGATCAAGCAGCCTCCTCATTACACAAGTGGGGATCCATCCATGTTACACTTTGCTTTATAATGAAATTCATTTTTATGTAAATGTCACacctaattaattaattcaaagaTATGAGACTAATGAATATTAGTTTCAGCATGCATTTCTCTTTCTTTCATTCTTATGTtgtcttatttcttttttattattgagcCAAATTACGTAATGTATTAATGCCTAAACCTGACACAAAATGTCAAGTGGTtcgtttaattttaattatttacttataattttttttgtctacgATATTTTTTAATTGGTGAATTTAAGCTCTATTTATAAAGAGTAATGCTAtctgtacactaaaattagccacccAAGTCAGccacagtataaaatatatgttagaatataaatacatattgaaaataaattaaatcacgtATATATTTATAgacattggtggctgattttggtgtacaaatagcatctttgatttaaaaatttgttatcgACAAATGAGTTCCTGCATGTTTAATGTAGGATTCAAACTCCCGACATTTGTTTAAACAGAAAAGTGAGTTAACAATTCGACCAATCcaaattgattttattgttttataatttaaaaatcactcTTGGTCTCTGATCTTGAGTGTGAACTTATGTATTATTAATATAGGATAAGTGGATTATTCTGAAGACAATAATTAGTTTCCATGGCCaactaggatttttttttttactaaaaataaaagattcaaacccacaacttcttaattgagtatggaaaaattataccatttgaactataattcaTTCGCAGCCAGCTAGGATTATTGCCGCTAAGTATTTCAAATTGCATATTCATATATATTTGAATTCATGCATATTCCAACTACACTCTTTAAGTATATGATTTATATATGACTCTTATATTCGCCTAATTAGTATTGTCAAAAAACTGAATAATAATTGCGATACCAAtagttgtttttttatttcttttcttttttttaatataatattatggtGATAACTTCCTTTTGTAGAAATAATGTACCAATTTAGTTACAGAAACTTTATTGAAACATTTATTCCCCAGAGAAGGGACCATGCACATATATAGCCAAGTGTTGAATTCTATGGACATGTAAATCATTATAGATTTGTAGTTAGTTGCCCTGAATAAATTGATAAGATTTtgacttcaaagttcaaaattttacggataaaaataaattgaattaagTTTTCTTGTGATAAATTATCAATTTGAAGTTAGTTGGAGTTGTGATTCTAGAATAAGTGACGTCATTTATTAGAATATTATGCATATTATCTAAATTTCTCACAATTAATTTACTTTTATATAATAGCTTCATATAGTTTTCAAGTTTAATATaatgtaataaatttataatattattcagttagacatttaatttttattcacaTATGATGATTTGTGATTCATAAAATAAAAGTCTGTATTGCTTTCAAGAAATGCATTTTcccaataatttttattttatttaatatattcaatCATCATTCACTGACCAATGCATGATCGACCACGAGATgtactttatttaaaaataataataaaaaatctcacATAGAAAACCTTAGTGAATTAAAAAATTCAATCGAAGCCAAATTGTTTGGATTAAGACAAAGATGTTATGTGAAACCAAATCATATATATGGCCAATGTTAGTTCACACTTCATACGGCGTTGACTCCATTAACACACGGAAATCAAAGTTTCACACctttttatcaataaaaatattttttatatactaaaattaactactaaaatcaaccactaatatatttatataaaaatatatatataatttaatttatttttaatatatatttatattgatgACTGATTTgagtaactaattttagtgttcATATAACATTACTCCTCAACAAAAATATTCCACTATGAAAGATCCAAAATTGTATTAGTACTTCTTCCAATATattcttcctttcttttattatttttttatattattaatcggCTAATAATGCAACTGAAAATGATTAATTGTATTGAGGGAATTATATGTTGCAGCCTACAACTAGAGGGGTACGGTGGTCAAAAGTCAAAACATTGACCAAGGAGAATGAAATTCCAAGTTGGCCTCCACGAGAACTTGGATCAAcctttaaaactttttaatttttattttcttgatataaattttatttttatatagatgAAAGTAtgtgttttcttttaatattttaagttttgagaaaaatcatttatgAGTTATGACATgatgattaaaatttttaaaatgatctaaaattcatctttaaaattaaagTGAAATGTCAATGTTTTATTCACATTTAAAGTGTGTATATATAATGgcatattattaaaataaaattatttatgctTAAATTTTGGTGTATCAAGTTGTGAATACATTGGTGTACTAAGTTGAGTCATATATGGCAACAAGAAGTTGCACAAAGGTGCCTGGTGTGTGTTGAATTTTATGTTCAAGTTTAACACACGAACATCATCATTATCACCGTTATCTTTTGTCTCCTAAAACCTATCTTGGCACTCTAaagttttttataataataataaaaccggAAAACTTTTAGAAATCAATATGCACTATTAGTATGAAAGATCATCTATATGTATAAACGTAATTAAATGAGCATGTAAATTTTTTTCggtaatatcaaaattaaacccaTAACTTTTATTATCTTAGGGTGAGTTTAAAAGTCGAAAATTGCAAGTATACTTAAATGTAAAATTGTGTCTGAAATTAAAGATAAGCATATAGGATAGGCTGTCTTAAGTTaagatgtaattttttttatttattttcacttttttcatTTCAAGATGTagacataaaataaaagaaatgcaaTATATTTTTGTCCTAATTATCAAACACTgccttacaaaataaaaaatattaatattatgagTAATTAGGATGAACATTGATTCCTCAAGAGTTGAGATACATTATGAGAATCCAATTTTAGTTAATGTTACAGAAACATTAGGATCAATCAAGCAATAAAATTAGAATTCTACTAGGGTTCTTATTTTCTAATCCTCTTAAAAAGGGCTTCTACTGATCCCATCGGCAGTCGAAGCCTGTATAAGCTTTTTTTAAATTAGGCCCAAGTGAGTtcaacccaacaacaatgcccCCTTTTTGTTAGTCCATTTATAATTAGCTAAACAATAACAAAAATCAGCATTAGAACTTCAGAAGTTTTGTATTTGTTTGGGGCCACAAAaaccatttccttttcttttttcttatttcttgatTTTGGGGGACTACCGGCCGCAACCGATAAGGATGAACAAAATACCAAAATAGATTTATCCAAACACGTAGTAGATAACTTTCAAGAGAAAGTAACCTTATCCAAAGTTAGAATGCAAGACACCTTCCCCTTTTTGCTATAGTAGTGCCTTAATAGATTTATGTACTTCACTGTAAACTATTATTTCATATAGGTATAAATGGCAACGCAGAATACGCCATAACAACACGCTTCTAAGAAGGTAATAGATTTTCCGGAATTTAGAAAAACAATATCaagcataaaaattttaagagggtTTCTGTCACATCCATAAACAGCTTTAGTAAGACTAGTGACTAGTCTGAGCAACCTCAATAAATCCAAGTGTAGAACAAGACCATACAAAAATATCTTTGCTAGTAACATAAAAACGCTAGTTCTTTGGACCAATATCCTTCAGGGCACAGATCTGCTCCTCTCCCATGGCAGACATCACTGACACAACAAGGTCCTTACCTTCAGCAAATCCATCCTTTATCTGCATACACCACCAACAAATGTTATATACCCAGTtaaaatactgaaaaacaaatcAAGAATAAACAGTAAATTACATTCTCCTCCCATGAAATTAGGTGATATTACATTCAACCTATCCTCTTTGCTGAATGTCATATACCTTAAATCCTAGGAAAAGTTAATGCATTCCTGAACCAAATCTCATGGAAAACAAGGTATAACTTCTGGCAGAATGTGAATCCAACAGAAAAGGCAATAAACAAACCTGAGTAAGCAGACTATCATCAGTGGGGAGTCTCAGGTCATCCTTAGTGTTGCCGTTTTCAGTAAGCAGGCTCACCTGTAACATCATTGGAGCAAAGCATTCAGACAAAAGGAGCAAGATTATTAGAATAGGAATTAAAACAAGTGAAGTAAACATAAGTAGCAACTCACGAATCCATCCTCAGAAATATCAATCAACTGGTAGTCAGTACGATTCACATGGGGAACCTGCAGCACAAAAAGATAGCATAGATTTCATTCCAGCATGAGTTCTTCCAAGTTTTAGTTTTATCAGTGAAATTCAAGAATTGAATGCACATGAAACATAATTACTAGATTCATACATCACAGTTGTGGGAGGAGGGCACGATATCTTCGAGCTTCTTGGCAGTGAAAATATCAATTCCAACAAAGTGGCACTTAGCGTGACCGTGCTTACCGGTCTTGGAGGTTGAAACTTCAACAACCtgttatgaaaaagaaaacaattgtAAGCATCAATCAGTGACTTGTGATGGAGACTACACCAAATTCTTCCAATCAACAATAGCTCCTAAATTGTAAAATCAAAACACGAATCCCTAGCTACTTAAACAGgttcaacaaattcaaactcaGCATCGAACACCACATACACATAAAAGTCAGTGTTCGAGAACTTTCATCAAACAGCTtatactcaaaaaaaaaaaaaaaaaaaatcgaggtTTAAAAAACCGATTAATTCACCAGAATAAGTATTCACCAAACATGTTCCAAATATATATACCTAATTCTAAATCAACAACtcgaaaaacgaagaaaataCAACAGATCTCAATTAGTGAAACCATGAATAATTTAGAAAATGAGTAATATAAGAATCAAACACGGAAGGAACAAACAGCATGTGAATCATTTGATGAAAAGCAAAATCGAAGGAATAATTCGATGAGAAGCAGGTAGATTTTAAGAATTTATGAGTTGAATGAAGAAAAAGAGAGGGACCTTGCAGGGGCGGCCCTTGATGACGATGTAACCGTTCTTGCGGATGGTACCGGCTTGCTGTGGATAGGTCTTGGAAGCTCCGGCGTCGGCCTTGGACTCGAAGTGGTGCTCCTCGTCCGACATGGTGATGACTCGCTCCGATTTGACTCACTCACCGATTCGACTCGGGTAACAGAAAGGTGAGTGTGTGTAATGAGTGTGAGTGTGGCGGAGTAGGCGAAGACGATAGCGATTTATTTATATCTCACGTCTCCCACGCGCTCTTTCT is a window encoding:
- the LOC112783284 gene encoding eukaryotic translation initiation factor 5A-2, whose protein sequence is MSDEEHHFESKADAGASKTYPQQAGTIRKNGYIVIKGRPCKVVEVSTSKTGKHGHAKCHFVGIDIFTAKKLEDIVPSSHNCDVPHVNRTDYQLIDISEDGFVSLLTENGNTKDDLRLPTDDSLLTQIKDGFAEGKDLVVSVMSAMGEEQICALKDIGPKN